The following is a genomic window from Paenibacillus thiaminolyticus.
CTTGTCGGCAGCGACATGATATGTCCCTGTCTGTACGGCCTGCTTCAGTTCAGCAATGCGCTCCTGTCGGGCCGGATGGTTCACCCGGTTTTGCGCGTCCAGCATTTCCTTCGCTTCGGTCGATATCGTCAATTCATCCTTGCGGGATGATTTCTGAGAGATTCTCTCGGCCGACTGCTGCTTCTGATAATATTGGATCGCTCCGACGCGCTGCGTTTCATTAATCTTCATCATTACACCTCGTTTCACACGGCAGACGGCCGTTCATCCGGCTCGCATCCCGTACTCGTTCCAACTTGTTACCTTCTATTGTAAGGCATATCCGTATACATAGACAAAACCGATAACCTTTACTAAGATTATCGGTTCCGTGTCAAGGAAAATTTAGTTCTCATCAAAAGAAGTTCATGCCACGGCCTATTTGCTGCGGGACGGGTCAAAAGCCTGGTACGCTCTCGTTCCGGAGGCCGCTTCTCCCTTGTCCGGCTCCTTCGCAATGCCCGCTTCCTGTATTTGCCGAACCAGCCTCGTCCGGCATGGCTCGCACATATGCCCTTCCCGAATCGGGTTGCCGCACACTTCACAATCATATGTCAAATTCGGAGCCTGGTATTCTGAGATGCGTCCTTCCCGGATGAACTGCGTAATCTGGCGCGGACTGACCTTCGTCTCTTCGCTTAGCTCATGCATTGAAGCATGCCGCTTCTCACGTAAATAGGCCACGCACCGTTCATACTCCTGTTCAATCTCCTTCAGACATGCAGGGCAGATGTCCCTGAATGCCTTGGCGAATAGCCTGCCGCAGCGCGGACAATTGCTCAATTCCATCTTCTCGCCCCCTTCTATGCCGTTGAATTCATCATAACTTATTCATCGACAGAAAACGAGAGGATTTTTACTAAACAATGCATATTCAAACAGGGGAAATCCAGTAGAGAACACCCTTTCTTATTCAAGCTCTCGCCCACGTGTAGCTGGCTGTATGTACCGGGATAGAAAAGACGTCGTTCAGCCGCGAAAGCTGACGGGCACAAGCGCGGAGCGTGCTTCCTGTCGTATACACGTCATCAATGATGAGAATGCGGATCTGCCTCCGCCGGTTAATCATTCCCACCGAGGCCGAAGTTAGAGCTCGCGCAGCAACAGCGGGCGCATGCCTGTTCAACACGAAAGCTTCGGCTGCACTCCGCTCCCGCCCCTTACGCTCCTGCTTGCTCTGCTTCTCCCCATCCAGCTTCCGGTCAAGCAAGGCCACGACCGGACGGCTCCAAGCCTGACCCAGCAGACGGGCCAGCCGTTCTGCCTGGTTGAACCCGCGCACCTGCAGCCGCGCATCCGTAGACGGCACATAAGTGACGAGGTCGGGCAGCATCTCCTCCAATGGAGTTCCCCACAGCCACTTCCTCAGCCTTCGGACTGACCGATTATCTTCTCCACCCTCCACCGGATATACAGAGCGAAACAGCATCGAATAGGATGCCAGCATCATAACAGCCATGACCGGCTCGTACCGGATATTTCCCCGGAACTTATAGTCCGCCAGCCACTGCTTCATCGCTTCATTATATCGGACCACGCTCCGGTTGGCGGACAAACCGTGAGAAGCTACCGGATCGCGGGCACAGTCGGGACAGCGAATGCCCCTACCGCAAGACATGCATCCAATCAATTGAATCCACGGAATATCTCTCAAGCATCTGCCGCATAGTTCTTTCGTCAACGCCGCTTCTCTTATTTCCTTATAACAAGCGGCTGCTGACGCGCCCAGCGCCTGGCCGCATACATTACACGGAATCACCCGCGGCCGCAACAGCCGCTGAAGCCTTCGTTCAAGCCAATGCCCCTGCGCTGCCGGTTCAGCCATTACGCCAACTCCTTTCAGAGTAGATGGGCAGCAGATAACCGTACCGTCTCGCCAGCCGGTTCATCCCGCGAATCTGCCGCACCGCCCTGCGCTGTGCCCGATTCCATTGCCGGGAACCGAAGACAACCGTGCCCGCCGGATCATCCTTCGATCGTCCGGCCCGGCCCGCCATCTGGACGAGCGATGCTTCATCGAACAGCTTATCATCCGCATCGAGAATGTACACGTCGCTCTTCGGCACTGTGACGCCCCGCTCCAAGATCGTCGTCGTGACCAGCATCCGAATGTCCCGCTCCCGGAAGCGGAGTACCCGGTCTCCGCGCTGCGCATCCGCTGCGGAAGTCCCCTCCACCCGTACCTCCGGGAATTGCCGCTGCAGCAGTTGCACGACACCTTCCACCTGCCGGATACGGGTGATGAAGATGAATACCTGCGCTCCCCGGCCAACCGATTCCGCCATACGGCGGAGCAATGCCCTAGGGAGCGCCCCACGCGCCAGGCACAACGCGACGGCCGGCATCGCAACTCTTGCCGGAACCGGCAGCGGATGCCGATGATACCGCACCGGCACCCGTGCATGCCGCAGCGTCCCGCGCCTAACCTGACGCTGCATCGCTTCCGGCGGCGTGGCCGACAGAAACACAAAAACGCCCCCTCGGCGGCATACTCGTTCTGCAGCGCGGTGGAGCATCGGATCATTATGATAAGGAAACGCATCCAGTTCATCAATAATAACGAGATCGAATGCCCGGTCGAACCGCAGCAGTTGATGGGTCGTCGCCAGCGTAATTCTGCCCTCTCCCCAACGCTCAGGGCTTCCGCCATACAGCGTCACGACCCGTTCTGCCGGAAAAGCCTTCTCAATCCGCGGCTTCAGCTCCAGTACCACATCCCGCCGCGGCGTCGCCACCAGCGCTCGGCCGCCGTGCAGGAGCGCATCCTCGATCAGCGGGAAGATCATCTCCGTCTTCCCCGCCCCGGTCACGGCCCAGAGCAGGAATGTGCCCGTTACAGCTTGTCCCGCATTGAGCGAACGTCCGCCACCTTTGTCCCGCCGCACCGAAGCGATATACTGCAGCGCATCCGTACTGGCGGCCTCCTGTGCCGGAGCCAGTCCCCATTTCGCGAGACGCGGTCCGAGCTCTTCTTCTCGGGCCGCTCTCCCGGACGCTGCCGCCGGCGGGCGGAAGGAAGATCCTGCTACGAGCAGCGAGCAGGATCGGATGCGTCCCAGATTCAGACAATGCGTGCAAGTCCGGCATTCCATGCTGCCGCAGGAAGCGCAGGCGGATACCGTCATATCCTCCGTGCTGCCGCAGCGATTGCACCGGTACACGGCGGAAGCTGTTCGCCAACGGGACATCGCCTTGCTTGCCCAGCGCTTGCCCTCATCCTCCACCGGCATAATGCCCGCTCGCACCTCCAACCAGCCGTGGAGACATCCCAGTTGAATAAACGTATGCCTAAGCGGAATCCATCCTTGCCAGCCCTTATCTTCCATAAGCGATACAAGCTCTTCGTCCGAGACGAGCCTGCCCTGCAGCGCTTCAGCCAGCTGCCATGCATCCGCTTGCAGTGATGCACGAAGCGCGCCTCCCGCTTCAGGAAGTCGCTCAAGAGCGGGCGCCTGTCGAGTGACTCTCTCTTCAATACGATACACTGCCGCGCTTTCTGCTACCCGGTACGCTTCCTGCCGACCTTCCTTCACCGCCTGCGCATTCGGCTCCGCATCCGGGGCTTCCAAGATCATCACCGTGAACCATTCCTCCTCCCCATGACGATCGGAATCGGTGAACAGGTACAACAATTCACGATAACTGTGCAGCGCATCGCGATAATATTTCGTCCAACCCCGCTTCCCCCACTGGTCCATCCCCTCGTTCTCGATGAAGTCCTCCAGCATCGCCAACCCGATAAATATCGGCAGGGCCGGCTGGAGCACGACCAGCTTCATCCCCCTTCGCTTTCCTCCCTCCTCCGACAGCCAGTAGCCTGCATCTACACGCCAGTCCAACGTCATCCCCGTATGCCATCCGCTCTCCGTTCTTACGGCGTAAACTCTTACTTGCACCCGTTCCCTCTCCTTCCTTAATTTCACGGCGCCGTCATGCGCTGTCGAAGTACAGCCTCATCCCGGCAGACACCAACAGACAACAAAAAAGCACACCCCACCCGCTGTCACGGAATGGCATGTGCTTCATGCTCTACGCCTTGATTGAATTATTTACCTAAATTGTATACGATGAAGCGGCAATTGACAACCCTAAATTGGAAATCTTTACAGCAGCTTGCTCTTCTTCGCCTTTTGCAAAAATTTATCGCTAGATTTATTAATCGTCTTCTTCAAGCCGACTCCCAGCACGAATGCAATCCCGATATAAATAAGCAGGATTAACATATGCTTGGTGACGACAGGCCACAGGATTCCCCCAACCGCTTCCCTCATAATCGTGATAGCATGGGTGAACGGTAAAAACGGATGCAGCTTCTGGAAGAAGGCCGGTGTCATTTGAATCGGAAATGTCCCGCCGGAGCTCGCCAGCTGGAATACGAGCAGCACGATGGATAATGCCTTCCCGACATTCCCAAACACGGATACAAGCGTGTATACAATGGTAACGAATATAATACTGATGTATATCCCGAATAGGACAAACCAAAATTTATGAAGAACATAGGTTTTCAAAAGAAACATATCGCCCAACGTGACAATCGTCGCCTGCCCGATACCCAGCGTAACAAACGTAAGCAGCCGGCCGAAATAAGCCTCATAACTCTTGTATTCATGCTTATTCTCAATATCGACAATCAGCATCGAAATCAGAAGCAGTCCGCCGACCCATAGCGCCAACGTGGTGAAGAACGGCGACATCGCCGAACCATAGTTCGGAATCGGGAACAGCTCATGCTCCTTCAGCAGCACAGGCTCCGCAAAGAAATCACTTTCTTGCTCCGCATCCCCAGTCAGCAGCTTGATGACTTCATCCAAATCGCCCGTTTCTTCAAAAGAACGAATTTTGGACGCAATATCCCTTACCTTTCTGCTAAGTTCCGGGAACTCTCCATTCACCTTGTTTAATTCCGTTTCGCCTAAGCGAACTTTGTCCTTCACCTCGGCCAAGGCCGATTCGATTTTCGGAATTGCGGCGAACAATTCGTTTTCAATTTTCCGGACGAATTCCAATCCTTCTCTGGACTTTTCCATCGAACGGTGGAAAGCAGGAACGACATCCTTATCAATCGTCTCCACCGCATCATCGATGGAGGCAGCCGCATCCTTCGTCACGGAGCTAATCTGAGTAAGCGTATCTTTCGTCGGCTTATTCGCATCGCCGGCAAAATCGCTGGCCCGAATTAATGCCTTCGATACATCTTCCATTCGGCTCTCTATGTTCCGAAGCTTCGCAATCACATCCTCAATCGCGCCGTCATCTACGGATCGTTTCATGTTTTCCGCAACATCGATTAATTTGCTTATCGCATTTTGGCCATCCTTCGTGCGCGCCGCCGCATTTCGAAGCTGATCTTCTACTTTATTGAAATCTTTGGCCAATAATTTATCCGTCAATTTCACGACGGAAACCGCGGCATCCTGTAATTTGCCTGATTTTTCGCGCGCCTCGTTCACGAGCTTCTCGATATTGCTGCGGGTTGTTTTAAATCCGGGAGCAATGACATTATCATAGCTGTCAGCCAACTGGCCGGCCATAATCTCCGCTTTGTCCAGAAACTTTCCAATCAGACTGCCCACAAGCTCTGGCACATTGTTGTTTTCAAGCTCTTTATTGATTTTATCCAGCAGCTCTTGCAGGCTCCCCGCGTTCGTTTTCATGTTATTCAACATGTCAATGAGCCATTGATAATCCGTACCCGTTAATTTGGAGATCTCCTCTACTTTTTCTATCAGTTTATCGAGCGATCCCAAGCTGTTTTCAAGTTGGCTTGCCGCTTCGGATAACGAGGCCGCAATCTCTTTCCACTTGTCGGCAATGGTGCTGCCATCTGCCTGTGCAAGCTGGTCCTTCGCCTTTTTGATCAGGTCTTGCACTTGGGTTAGTTGATCCCGGTATCGCTTGCCGGCCTGCTCCACATCATTCAGTGCCTTCGTCAGCGCGGGAACGATGCGATTATCCAGATCCGTTCGGAACTGTCCAATCAACTCATTGATTTTGATTGCCGTTCGCTGAATTTCCTTCAGCTTATCCACAGCAAGCTCTTTATTGTCGGCAACGGTACGGCGAGCTTTCTCCAATTGGTTATTCAAATCTTCCAATTTGTTTCTCATATCATAGAGTGAGGAGATCATGTCATTCATGACTCCGCCAGTGGTAAGAGAATGATTGACACTCTCGACTCTAGTAATTAGCTGCTGCAATGACCATATTCCTGCATTCACTTCATCGCTTTTTTTGCGCAGCTCCTGTTCCACGACGCGAAGATCAAGATTGGAATTAATCGCATCCGTCATGGCCGACATTTCGGACATCGTGTTTTGCAGGGCCTGCAGGTCCTTTTTGACCGTCGGGATGGTTTTCTCAAACGTTTCATCTCCCTTATCCAGGAGCCTTTCCACATCGGAATCAACAGCATCTTTTTTCTCTTTTTCGAAATCCTTGATTAAAGATAGGGCGGTTTCCGCTTTTTTGATAATGTCATCCGCCTTAATTAAATCAACTTGACCCTTCCGAATCATGCTTTCAATTTCAGGAATATTCTCTTCCAATTTGAAAAGATTATCCTTCATCTTCAAAATCGAAGGCTTGTTCCCTTCCAGCTCCACGCCAATCTCATTGAAAATATCAAAGATGGCGCCGTTCGCCTCTTTCACGAAATTGCTGCGGATCGTTGACGTTACACCCGTCGCCCCGGCCGATGTCACCTTTGGCGCGATGGCATTTACTTTTTCATTGATATAATAATCCAATTCCGCCTTCTCGGGATGACTCGATATGACCGAGGTGATTTTCTCGGAGAAATCCTCCGGAATGACGATGGCCGCATAATAATCCCCGTGGTTGACACCCTCCATCGCGTCCTCTTTATCTACGAACCGCCATCCTAATTTATCATTTTCCTTCAATGATTCGACGACCTTCCCGCCCACGTCGATGCTTTTATCCTGGACTTCGGCGCCCTTATCCAGATTGACAACGGCTACGGCTACATCCTTCGTATTGGCGTACGGATCCCAGGACGGAAGAATATTGAACCAGGCATATAAGGAAGGCAAAATGACTACCGCCAAAATGACAATAATTGCAGCCGGATTTTTAATGATGTTGCGAAGGTCTGTTATGTAAATTTTCAGTATATTCATCGTTCACCATACCCTGTCTTAAGCTGTTAATGTAATGAATCATTTGCTGCATAAATATTTCATGCCTTTACAAAAAGCCACTTAGATGCCGCCATAGAGCCACAAGCCGGCGTGAATTCATCGCTGTTTCCTCATCTCCAGAACCCCAGAACTAATTTGGATATTTAGTCAGACGTTCTAGCTATTATACTTGTTATAGTAGCAAACTGCAAGGAGCCGCTTCTAAAATAGGTATGCTGCTATCTGAATACTGCCGTCTTACCCCTCTCATAGAACAGAAAAAGATGCCTCCATATACGCAAGCCTGCGGCAACAGGCTCACAGAAGCATCCTTCAACAATATAGCTTATATCAACGTACCGCAAGTCGAAGCTAGTCCCTGCGTCCCTGCTAATCAGTATGTCTTGGAGAGGCGGTAATCAAAATAAGTGATGGTTGAAAAAATGGCCCGGAGCAGATTTCGAACGCAGCAAAGTGAGGTTAATTCAACACATTGCCTCTATCCGGGCTCTATTCTTCTGATTGCCCCGAACCATTTGCAGCACATAACTTGATCAGATAGCGCTTCCAGACATAAAAGGAACCTTCCGCAGGTCCTCCGCCCGATTCAAGCGGACCACGACCAAAGCTGCTTCCGCCGGCTGGCTCGATTCCAGCTTATCCAATACCCGCTCCACTTCTTCAGGCGAGACAACATCCGCATTCCAGCTTATTCCTGCTCCCCGGACCGCACGCTCGGCGATTGCCAGCGTTGCGTCCGTCGATCCGCAGTCCAGCAGAGTCATATGCAGCTGGCGCCCTCTTAACCAAGTATAGAAGCCAAAGGCCCGTACCATCCATTCGATGTGGCGTTCATCATTCTCGCTTACGATGACAACATGCATCCATGGCGCAGGACGAGAGCCCCGCATCAGCTTCTGCCACCCATGCGCGAGATGAACGGCCGCCACCGCCATCCCATAGCACCCAACAATCCAACATAGCATCGCGATCATGCGGCCACCTCCCTTTGTAACACTGTATGCCGAAGGAGAGGGCAGGGTGACGGACAAGAATCGCGAATCTGTGCCGATAGCATGAAAAAAGGACACATTTCCAGCGCCCGGCAAGCCTTCTCGGCCTCAGTACCGAGAAGCTTCGCTTGGAAATGCGTCCTCTCTATTCATTACCACAACGATTACAAAGTGACCCAGCCGTTCTTAATGGAGTTAATGACCGCTTGCGTACGATCGTCAACCTCCATTTTTTGCAGAATGCTGCTGACATGGTTCTTGACTGTCTTCTCGCTGATGAACAAGTATTCACCAATCATCTTATTGCTCTTGCCTTCAGCCATCAGACGGAGCACTTCCGCCTCACGGCGAGTAAGCGGGTTGTCTTCCGCCGCCACGAATCGCACGCCTGAATCATGTGAGGATTGATTGCTCACGACGCCATGCCCATCCAGAATCGTCATTCGCCGCAGCTGTTGAATCAGCTTGCCTGTCACCTTCGGATGAATGAACGCATAGCCGCTGACGACTGAACGGATCGCGTTGATCAGCGACTCGGCCTCCATATCCTTGAGCAGGTAGCCGGATGCGCCCTTGCGCAGCGTCTCGAATACATAGCTCTCGTCGTCATGAATGGATAGAATGATGACTTTGACATCCGGGAAAATATCGCGAAGACGCTCGGTTGCGACGACGCCGTTCTCCACTGGCATATTGATGTCCATCAGGACGACGTCCGGCACTTCCGTGTTGCAGAATTCTACAACCTGAATCCCGTCGCCGCATTCCCCGATGACTTCCAGATCGTCCTCCATGTTCAAAATCCGCTTCAACCCTTCGCGAAAAAGCTGATGATCGTCAGCAAGGAGTACTTTGATGCTAGGCTTTTCCTGTGTTCGATGCTCCATAGATTTACTCCTCTCTCTTCTCCACATTTGTCGGAATTTGTATCACGATTCGCGTGCCGCGGTTCTCGGCGGAATAGATCTCCATGTGGCCTTCGAGCAGTTCGACACGCTCCTTCATCCCAAGCAGACCGAAATGCATATGTTCCTTCGATTTGACCTCCAGGGAATCCAGCTTGAAGCCGAATCCGTTATCCCGGACGACAACCCGTACCTCCTCCGGCTCATAGGTCAATTCACAGGTAACGTTCGTCGGATGCCCATGCTTCGCCGCATTGGTGAACGCCTCCTGCACCAGCCTGTAGATGGCCGCCTCCATCGCCGACTTCAACCGGCGCTCATGCCCCCGAATCTCGAAGGAGGTTCGAATCCGGTTCTTCTCTTCATAATCATGAATGAACTTGCGCAATGTCGGCACTAACCCCAAATCATCGAGGGCCATCGGCCGCAAATTGTATATAATCTTCCGGATTTCCTCCAGACCGAATCGCACTTGCGATCGTAAATCTACTATTTCGTTCTTGACCGACTGAAAATCCTGCTTCGTTATCATTCTTTCTACAATTTCCGTCCTCAGCACTAGATTGGCCAGTGACTGAGCAGGACCGTCATGAATCTCCCGGGCGATTCGCTTGCGCTCCTCTTCCTGGGCCAGAATAATCTTCAGGCCGAGAAGCTGGCGATTCTTCGCCGATTCCAGAATGCGGGTCACTTGACCCAGATCTCCGGACAGGTATTCCAGCGCCACGCTCATTTGGGAACCAATCGTCTCCGCACGTTCAATCGATCCCTCCACGGCGCGCAGCCGCTTCTGCAGATCGTCCCTGCGGGTCTTCAGGTAGCCTTCCTTCTCACGGTATATCATCAGTTCCAGCTGCAACTGCGTTGCTTTCTCATAAGCTAGCTTAATATCCTCTTCCGTGTAGCGGACAAAGTCACGGCTTACCTCGGTCAAACGCAAACGAGCCAGACGATATTTCCGTTCCAGCTCGTCCACTTTATCGCAAATTTCCGCCGTCTGATTCAACACTTCCTGAAGCTCGTGACTCATCGTAATGGCTTCATTCCGGGAGGAATCCAATATTTCAAATATTTGATATTTGCTTTCTTCCATTACTTTGATGGCGTTCTTAATCACGCGATCAATGTTTCCGACCTGATTGTCCACTAACGCTCCGTCTCCTTGACTTTAGAGGATGAATTGGATATTCATCCTATATCATACCATATTAACGGATAGTAATGGACTTCGTTTTTTTATCCCATTTTACAGATAGGCCTAATTGTTCCGACACCAATCTCAGAGGGACTAAAGTACGACCTTGCCGGACAATCGGAGCGACATCAGACTTAGTTCTCTTCCCATTCTGAGTAAAAGACTTCTCTCCCACAGTCATGTCGATCATCGAATTGCCGCGCAGCGCAGTTACCCGCTTCGTCTTCGCATCCCAGTCGGTATCTCCGCCGAACGCATCAATGATGGTGCGCACCGGCACGTAAGTGACGTTATTCAAGATCAACGGAGCGACATCCAGCTGCTTCTTCTCTCCGTTCAGTTGAGCTGTCTTGCTGCCTACCGTCAATTCCATCGCAGGGCGGTTCAAGACCGCATCCGTTCCGGCCGGAAGCTTGACGATAAGATTATCGATCGCAACCGTGCCCTGCGGCACCCGTTCATCTTGATCCTCTTTTGGATTATATAAGTAAATGCGCTTCAGCTTCGCCGCGGATGACAGATTCAGAGCGGCCAGGTCGGCCTCTACCGTCTTCCAGCCTTCCCAGTTCACCGACTCCACAATACTGATGTAGTGCGCCTTAGAGCCATCGTGAATCTCCATACGCAAATTGTTGAAGCTGTTATCTCCATAGACATCCAGCTTCATTCCGCTCGTGCCGGCCGGCAGTGTGATGCCATTGCTGCCGTTCAGTTCCGCATAGGCGAACTTGTCGCCGCTTCCGGACGTCATGTCATAGGACAGCTTCAGCACCTTGTCATTGGCAGAGCGGCCGCCAAATCCGCCCTCCACCGTCACCTTGCCGGTTGTCGCGTTCTTCGGCAAGCCAGAGAACGATATCGGATAGTTGACCGCATTGAAGTCTTCCAGCTTCTTCTCCGCTCCCGGAGTGAGCGGAATCATCGTCCGCACGCCATCATAGCTCGCAATGGCATACCCGATCTTGCCGCCCTCTGGCACGGAATCGACTTGAAGAACGCCGTCGGTTACCGTCCCCTTGAATCCGCGCAGCTCCCATTCGACGGAACTGGTCGGCAGTGTTGCGGTACTGCCATCCTGCAGCGTCACTTTGACCGGCAGTGTGGCCTTCGTGCCGGCGACCAGAGGCGCCG
Proteins encoded in this region:
- the flgM gene encoding flagellar biosynthesis anti-sigma factor FlgM, with the translated sequence MKINETQRVGAIQYYQKQQSAERISQKSSRKDELTISTEAKEMLDAQNRVNHPARQERIAELKQAVQTGTYHVAADKIAEKLLPLFRKETE
- a CDS encoding YhgE/Pip domain-containing protein, whose amino-acid sequence is MNILKIYITDLRNIIKNPAAIIVILAVVILPSLYAWFNILPSWDPYANTKDVAVAVVNLDKGAEVQDKSIDVGGKVVESLKENDKLGWRFVDKEDAMEGVNHGDYYAAIVIPEDFSEKITSVISSHPEKAELDYYINEKVNAIAPKVTSAGATGVTSTIRSNFVKEANGAIFDIFNEIGVELEGNKPSILKMKDNLFKLEENIPEIESMIRKGQVDLIKADDIIKKAETALSLIKDFEKEKKDAVDSDVERLLDKGDETFEKTIPTVKKDLQALQNTMSEMSAMTDAINSNLDLRVVEQELRKKSDEVNAGIWSLQQLITRVESVNHSLTTGGVMNDMISSLYDMRNKLEDLNNQLEKARRTVADNKELAVDKLKEIQRTAIKINELIGQFRTDLDNRIVPALTKALNDVEQAGKRYRDQLTQVQDLIKKAKDQLAQADGSTIADKWKEIAASLSEAASQLENSLGSLDKLIEKVEEISKLTGTDYQWLIDMLNNMKTNAGSLQELLDKINKELENNNVPELVGSLIGKFLDKAEIMAGQLADSYDNVIAPGFKTTRSNIEKLVNEAREKSGKLQDAAVSVVKLTDKLLAKDFNKVEDQLRNAAARTKDGQNAISKLIDVAENMKRSVDDGAIEDVIAKLRNIESRMEDVSKALIRASDFAGDANKPTKDTLTQISSVTKDAAASIDDAVETIDKDVVPAFHRSMEKSREGLEFVRKIENELFAAIPKIESALAEVKDKVRLGETELNKVNGEFPELSRKVRDIASKIRSFEETGDLDEVIKLLTGDAEQESDFFAEPVLLKEHELFPIPNYGSAMSPFFTTLALWVGGLLLISMLIVDIENKHEYKSYEAYFGRLLTFVTLGIGQATIVTLGDMFLLKTYVLHKFWFVLFGIYISIIFVTIVYTLVSVFGNVGKALSIVLLVFQLASSGGTFPIQMTPAFFQKLHPFLPFTHAITIMREAVGGILWPVVTKHMLILLIYIGIAFVLGVGLKKTINKSSDKFLQKAKKSKLL
- a CDS encoding sensor histidine kinase; this translates as MDNQVGNIDRVIKNAIKVMEESKYQIFEILDSSRNEAITMSHELQEVLNQTAEICDKVDELERKYRLARLRLTEVSRDFVRYTEEDIKLAYEKATQLQLELMIYREKEGYLKTRRDDLQKRLRAVEGSIERAETIGSQMSVALEYLSGDLGQVTRILESAKNRQLLGLKIILAQEEERKRIAREIHDGPAQSLANLVLRTEIVERMITKQDFQSVKNEIVDLRSQVRFGLEEIRKIIYNLRPMALDDLGLVPTLRKFIHDYEEKNRIRTSFEIRGHERRLKSAMEAAIYRLVQEAFTNAAKHGHPTNVTCELTYEPEEVRVVVRDNGFGFKLDSLEVKSKEHMHFGLLGMKERVELLEGHMEIYSAENRGTRIVIQIPTNVEKREE
- a CDS encoding response regulator, which gives rise to MEHRTQEKPSIKVLLADDHQLFREGLKRILNMEDDLEVIGECGDGIQVVEFCNTEVPDVVLMDINMPVENGVVATERLRDIFPDVKVIILSIHDDESYVFETLRKGASGYLLKDMEAESLINAIRSVVSGYAFIHPKVTGKLIQQLRRMTILDGHGVVSNQSSHDSGVRFVAAEDNPLTRREAEVLRLMAEGKSNKMIGEYLFISEKTVKNHVSSILQKMEVDDRTQAVINSIKNGWVTL
- a CDS encoding ComF family protein, with the protein product MAEPAAQGHWLERRLQRLLRPRVIPCNVCGQALGASAAACYKEIREAALTKELCGRCLRDIPWIQLIGCMSCGRGIRCPDCARDPVASHGLSANRSVVRYNEAMKQWLADYKFRGNIRYEPVMAVMMLASYSMLFRSVYPVEGGEDNRSVRRLRKWLWGTPLEEMLPDLVTYVPSTDARLQVRGFNQAERLARLLGQAWSRPVVALLDRKLDGEKQSKQERKGRERSAAEAFVLNRHAPAVAARALTSASVGMINRRRQIRILIIDDVYTTGSTLRACARQLSRLNDVFSIPVHTASYTWARA
- a CDS encoding DEAD/DEAH box helicase, with translation MQVRVYAVRTESGWHTGMTLDWRVDAGYWLSEEGGKRRGMKLVVLQPALPIFIGLAMLEDFIENEGMDQWGKRGWTKYYRDALHSYRELLYLFTDSDRHGEEEWFTVMILEAPDAEPNAQAVKEGRQEAYRVAESAAVYRIEERVTRQAPALERLPEAGGALRASLQADAWQLAEALQGRLVSDEELVSLMEDKGWQGWIPLRHTFIQLGCLHGWLEVRAGIMPVEDEGKRWASKAMSRWRTASAVYRCNRCGSTEDMTVSACASCGSMECRTCTHCLNLGRIRSCSLLVAGSSFRPPAAASGRAAREEELGPRLAKWGLAPAQEAASTDALQYIASVRRDKGGGRSLNAGQAVTGTFLLWAVTGAGKTEMIFPLIEDALLHGGRALVATPRRDVVLELKPRIEKAFPAERVVTLYGGSPERWGEGRITLATTHQLLRFDRAFDLVIIDELDAFPYHNDPMLHRAAERVCRRGGVFVFLSATPPEAMQRQVRRGTLRHARVPVRYHRHPLPVPARVAMPAVALCLARGALPRALLRRMAESVGRGAQVFIFITRIRQVEGVVQLLQRQFPEVRVEGTSAADAQRGDRVLRFRERDIRMLVTTTILERGVTVPKSDVYILDADDKLFDEASLVQMAGRAGRSKDDPAGTVVFGSRQWNRAQRRAVRQIRGMNRLARRYGYLLPIYSERSWRNG
- a CDS encoding glycosyltransferase → MIAMLCWIVGCYGMAVAAVHLAHGWQKLMRGSRPAPWMHVVIVSENDERHIEWMVRAFGFYTWLRGRQLHMTLLDCGSTDATLAIAERAVRGAGISWNADVVSPEEVERVLDKLESSQPAEAALVVVRLNRAEDLRKVPFMSGSAI
- a CDS encoding TIGR03826 family flagellar region protein; the encoded protein is MELSNCPRCGRLFAKAFRDICPACLKEIEQEYERCVAYLREKRHASMHELSEETKVSPRQITQFIREGRISEYQAPNLTYDCEVCGNPIREGHMCEPCRTRLVRQIQEAGIAKEPDKGEAASGTRAYQAFDPSRSK